A region of Ictidomys tridecemlineatus isolate mIctTri1 chromosome 4, mIctTri1.hap1, whole genome shotgun sequence DNA encodes the following proteins:
- the Sh3glb2 gene encoding endophilin-B2 isoform X3: MDFNMKKLASDAGIFFTRAVQFTEEKFGQAEKTELDAHFENLLARADSTKNWTERILRQTEVLLQPNPSARVEEFLYEKLDRKVPSRVTNGELLAQYMAEAASELGPTTPYGKTLLMVSEAEKRLGAAERDFIHTASISFLTPLRNFLEGDWKTISKERRLLQNRRLDLDACKARLKKAKAAEAKASTVPDFQETRPRNYILSASASALWNDEVDKAEQELRVAQTEFDRQAEVTRLLLEGISSTHVNHLRCLHEFVKSQTTYYAQCYRHMLDLQKQLGSAQGAIFPGTFVGTTEPASPPLSSTSPTTAAATMPVVPTVASLAPPGEAALCLEEVAPSASGTRKARVLYDYEAADSSELALLADELITVYSLPGMDPDWLIGERGNKKGKVPVTYLELLS; this comes from the exons ATGGACTTCAACATGAAGAAGCTGGCGTCGGACGCGGGCATCTTCTTCACCCGGGCGGTGCAG TTCACGGAGGAGAAGTTTGGACAGGCCGAGAAGACCGAGCTTGATGCCCACTTTGAAAACCTTCTGGCGCGGGCAGATAGCACCAAGAACTGGACGGAGAGGATCCTGAGGCAGACGGAGGTGCTGCTGCAGCCCAACCCCA GTGCCCGAGTGGAGGAGTTCCTATATGAGAAGCTGGACAGAAAGGTCCCCTCGCGAGTCACCAACGGGGAGCTGCTGGCTCAGTACATGGCGGAGGCGGCCAGCGAGCTGGGGCCCACCACTCCCTATG GGAAGACGCTCCTCATGGTGTCTGAAGCGGAGAAGCGCCTGGGGGCTGCGGAGAGGGATTTCATTCACACGGCCTCCATCAGCTTCCTCACACCCCTGCGCAACTTCCTGGAAGGGGACTGGAAGACAATTTCG AAGGAGCGGCGGCTCCTCCAGAACCGGCGCCTGGACCTGGATGCCTGCAAGGCGCGTCTGAAGAAGGCCAAGGCGGCGGAAGCCAAGGCCTCG ACGGTGCCTGACTTTCAGGAGACTAGACCTCGTAATTACATTCTCTCGGCCAGCGCCTCTGCG CTTTGGAATGATGAGGTGGACAAG GCTGAACAGGAGCTCCGAGTGGCCCAGACAGAGTTTGACCGGCAGGCAGAAGTAACCCGTCTCCTGCTGGAGGGGATCAGCAGCACACAC GTGAACCACCTCCGCTGCCTGCACGAGTTCGTAAAGTCTCAGACAACCTACTATGCGCAGTGCTACCGCCACATGCTGGACTTGCAGAAGCAGCTGGGCAG CGCCCAGGGTGCCAT ATTTCCAGGTACCTTTGTGGGCACCACAGAGCCTGCCTCCCCACCCCTGAGCAGCACTTCACCCACCACCGCTGCGGCCACCATGCCTGTGGTGCCCACTGTGGCCAGCCTGGCCCCTCCGGGAGAGGCAGCActctgcctggaggaggtggccccCTCCGCCAGTGGGACCCGCAAGGCCAGGGTGCTCTATGACTATGAAGCAGCCGACAGCAGTGAACTGGCCCTGCTGGCTGACGAG CTCATCACCGTCTACAGCCTGCCTGGCATGGACCCTGACTGGCTCATTGGTGAGAGAGGAAACAAGAAGGGCAAGGTCCCTGTCACCTACTTGGAACTTCTCAGTTAA
- the Sh3glb2 gene encoding endophilin-B2 isoform X2, with translation MDFNMKKLASDAGIFFTRAVQFTEEKFGQAEKTELDAHFENLLARADSTKNWTERILRQTEVLLQPNPSARVEEFLYEKLDRKVPSRVTNGELLAQYMAEAASELGPTTPYGKTLLMVSEAEKRLGAAERDFIHTASISFLTPLRNFLEGDWKTISKERRLLQNRRLDLDACKARLKKAKAAEAKASTVPDFQETRPRNYILSASASATLDDTSRPPPWAEWKEKHPGGWRPPCFFLLPLTPSVTQARGCLSLPEDRKLWNDEVDKAEQELRVAQTEFDRQAEVTRLLLEGISSTHVNHLRCLHEFVKSQTTYYAQCYRHMLDLQKQLGRFPGTFVGTTEPASPPLSSTSPTTAAATMPVVPTVASLAPPGEAALCLEEVAPSASGTRKARVLYDYEAADSSELALLADELITVYSLPGMDPDWLIGERGNKKGKVPVTYLELLS, from the exons ATGGACTTCAACATGAAGAAGCTGGCGTCGGACGCGGGCATCTTCTTCACCCGGGCGGTGCAG TTCACGGAGGAGAAGTTTGGACAGGCCGAGAAGACCGAGCTTGATGCCCACTTTGAAAACCTTCTGGCGCGGGCAGATAGCACCAAGAACTGGACGGAGAGGATCCTGAGGCAGACGGAGGTGCTGCTGCAGCCCAACCCCA GTGCCCGAGTGGAGGAGTTCCTATATGAGAAGCTGGACAGAAAGGTCCCCTCGCGAGTCACCAACGGGGAGCTGCTGGCTCAGTACATGGCGGAGGCGGCCAGCGAGCTGGGGCCCACCACTCCCTATG GGAAGACGCTCCTCATGGTGTCTGAAGCGGAGAAGCGCCTGGGGGCTGCGGAGAGGGATTTCATTCACACGGCCTCCATCAGCTTCCTCACACCCCTGCGCAACTTCCTGGAAGGGGACTGGAAGACAATTTCG AAGGAGCGGCGGCTCCTCCAGAACCGGCGCCTGGACCTGGATGCCTGCAAGGCGCGTCTGAAGAAGGCCAAGGCGGCGGAAGCCAAGGCCTCG ACGGTGCCTGACTTTCAGGAGACTAGACCTCGTAATTACATTCTCTCGGCCAGCGCCTCTGCG ACTCTGGATGACACTTCCCGCCCCCCGCCCTGGGCCGAGTGGAAGGAGAAACATCCTGGAGGGTGGCGGCcgccctgtttttttcttttgccactgACCCCCAGTGTGACTCAGGCCCGAGGCTGCCTTTCTCTGCCGGAGGACAGAAAG CTTTGGAATGATGAGGTGGACAAG GCTGAACAGGAGCTCCGAGTGGCCCAGACAGAGTTTGACCGGCAGGCAGAAGTAACCCGTCTCCTGCTGGAGGGGATCAGCAGCACACAC GTGAACCACCTCCGCTGCCTGCACGAGTTCGTAAAGTCTCAGACAACCTACTATGCGCAGTGCTACCGCCACATGCTGGACTTGCAGAAGCAGCTGGGCAG ATTTCCAGGTACCTTTGTGGGCACCACAGAGCCTGCCTCCCCACCCCTGAGCAGCACTTCACCCACCACCGCTGCGGCCACCATGCCTGTGGTGCCCACTGTGGCCAGCCTGGCCCCTCCGGGAGAGGCAGCActctgcctggaggaggtggccccCTCCGCCAGTGGGACCCGCAAGGCCAGGGTGCTCTATGACTATGAAGCAGCCGACAGCAGTGAACTGGCCCTGCTGGCTGACGAG CTCATCACCGTCTACAGCCTGCCTGGCATGGACCCTGACTGGCTCATTGGTGAGAGAGGAAACAAGAAGGGCAAGGTCCCTGTCACCTACTTGGAACTTCTCAGTTAA
- the Sh3glb2 gene encoding endophilin-B2 isoform X1 → MDFNMKKLASDAGIFFTRAVQFTEEKFGQAEKTELDAHFENLLARADSTKNWTERILRQTEVLLQPNPSARVEEFLYEKLDRKVPSRVTNGELLAQYMAEAASELGPTTPYGKTLLMVSEAEKRLGAAERDFIHTASISFLTPLRNFLEGDWKTISKERRLLQNRRLDLDACKARLKKAKAAEAKASTVPDFQETRPRNYILSASASATLDDTSRPPPWAEWKEKHPGGWRPPCFFLLPLTPSVTQARGCLSLPEDRKLWNDEVDKAEQELRVAQTEFDRQAEVTRLLLEGISSTHVNHLRCLHEFVKSQTTYYAQCYRHMLDLQKQLGSAQGAIFPGTFVGTTEPASPPLSSTSPTTAAATMPVVPTVASLAPPGEAALCLEEVAPSASGTRKARVLYDYEAADSSELALLADELITVYSLPGMDPDWLIGERGNKKGKVPVTYLELLS, encoded by the exons ATGGACTTCAACATGAAGAAGCTGGCGTCGGACGCGGGCATCTTCTTCACCCGGGCGGTGCAG TTCACGGAGGAGAAGTTTGGACAGGCCGAGAAGACCGAGCTTGATGCCCACTTTGAAAACCTTCTGGCGCGGGCAGATAGCACCAAGAACTGGACGGAGAGGATCCTGAGGCAGACGGAGGTGCTGCTGCAGCCCAACCCCA GTGCCCGAGTGGAGGAGTTCCTATATGAGAAGCTGGACAGAAAGGTCCCCTCGCGAGTCACCAACGGGGAGCTGCTGGCTCAGTACATGGCGGAGGCGGCCAGCGAGCTGGGGCCCACCACTCCCTATG GGAAGACGCTCCTCATGGTGTCTGAAGCGGAGAAGCGCCTGGGGGCTGCGGAGAGGGATTTCATTCACACGGCCTCCATCAGCTTCCTCACACCCCTGCGCAACTTCCTGGAAGGGGACTGGAAGACAATTTCG AAGGAGCGGCGGCTCCTCCAGAACCGGCGCCTGGACCTGGATGCCTGCAAGGCGCGTCTGAAGAAGGCCAAGGCGGCGGAAGCCAAGGCCTCG ACGGTGCCTGACTTTCAGGAGACTAGACCTCGTAATTACATTCTCTCGGCCAGCGCCTCTGCG ACTCTGGATGACACTTCCCGCCCCCCGCCCTGGGCCGAGTGGAAGGAGAAACATCCTGGAGGGTGGCGGCcgccctgtttttttcttttgccactgACCCCCAGTGTGACTCAGGCCCGAGGCTGCCTTTCTCTGCCGGAGGACAGAAAG CTTTGGAATGATGAGGTGGACAAG GCTGAACAGGAGCTCCGAGTGGCCCAGACAGAGTTTGACCGGCAGGCAGAAGTAACCCGTCTCCTGCTGGAGGGGATCAGCAGCACACAC GTGAACCACCTCCGCTGCCTGCACGAGTTCGTAAAGTCTCAGACAACCTACTATGCGCAGTGCTACCGCCACATGCTGGACTTGCAGAAGCAGCTGGGCAG CGCCCAGGGTGCCAT ATTTCCAGGTACCTTTGTGGGCACCACAGAGCCTGCCTCCCCACCCCTGAGCAGCACTTCACCCACCACCGCTGCGGCCACCATGCCTGTGGTGCCCACTGTGGCCAGCCTGGCCCCTCCGGGAGAGGCAGCActctgcctggaggaggtggccccCTCCGCCAGTGGGACCCGCAAGGCCAGGGTGCTCTATGACTATGAAGCAGCCGACAGCAGTGAACTGGCCCTGCTGGCTGACGAG CTCATCACCGTCTACAGCCTGCCTGGCATGGACCCTGACTGGCTCATTGGTGAGAGAGGAAACAAGAAGGGCAAGGTCCCTGTCACCTACTTGGAACTTCTCAGTTAA
- the Sh3glb2 gene encoding endophilin-B2 isoform X9: MDFNMKKLASDAGIFFTRAVQFTEEKFGQAEKTELDAHFENLLARADSTKNWTERILRQTEVLLQPNPSARVEEFLYEKLDRKVPSRVTNGELLAQYMAEAASELGPTTPYGKTLLMVSEAEKRLGAAERDFIHTASISFLTPLRNFLEGDWKTISKERRLLQNRRLDLDACKARLKKAKAAEAKASAEQELRVAQTEFDRQAEVTRLLLEGISSTHVNHLRCLHEFVKSQTTYYAQCYRHMLDLQKQLGRFPGTFVGTTEPASPPLSSTSPTTAAATMPVVPTVASLAPPGEAALCLEEVAPSASGTRKARVLYDYEAADSSELALLADELITVYSLPGMDPDWLIGERGNKKGKVPVTYLELLS; encoded by the exons ATGGACTTCAACATGAAGAAGCTGGCGTCGGACGCGGGCATCTTCTTCACCCGGGCGGTGCAG TTCACGGAGGAGAAGTTTGGACAGGCCGAGAAGACCGAGCTTGATGCCCACTTTGAAAACCTTCTGGCGCGGGCAGATAGCACCAAGAACTGGACGGAGAGGATCCTGAGGCAGACGGAGGTGCTGCTGCAGCCCAACCCCA GTGCCCGAGTGGAGGAGTTCCTATATGAGAAGCTGGACAGAAAGGTCCCCTCGCGAGTCACCAACGGGGAGCTGCTGGCTCAGTACATGGCGGAGGCGGCCAGCGAGCTGGGGCCCACCACTCCCTATG GGAAGACGCTCCTCATGGTGTCTGAAGCGGAGAAGCGCCTGGGGGCTGCGGAGAGGGATTTCATTCACACGGCCTCCATCAGCTTCCTCACACCCCTGCGCAACTTCCTGGAAGGGGACTGGAAGACAATTTCG AAGGAGCGGCGGCTCCTCCAGAACCGGCGCCTGGACCTGGATGCCTGCAAGGCGCGTCTGAAGAAGGCCAAGGCGGCGGAAGCCAAGGCCTCG GCTGAACAGGAGCTCCGAGTGGCCCAGACAGAGTTTGACCGGCAGGCAGAAGTAACCCGTCTCCTGCTGGAGGGGATCAGCAGCACACAC GTGAACCACCTCCGCTGCCTGCACGAGTTCGTAAAGTCTCAGACAACCTACTATGCGCAGTGCTACCGCCACATGCTGGACTTGCAGAAGCAGCTGGGCAG ATTTCCAGGTACCTTTGTGGGCACCACAGAGCCTGCCTCCCCACCCCTGAGCAGCACTTCACCCACCACCGCTGCGGCCACCATGCCTGTGGTGCCCACTGTGGCCAGCCTGGCCCCTCCGGGAGAGGCAGCActctgcctggaggaggtggccccCTCCGCCAGTGGGACCCGCAAGGCCAGGGTGCTCTATGACTATGAAGCAGCCGACAGCAGTGAACTGGCCCTGCTGGCTGACGAG CTCATCACCGTCTACAGCCTGCCTGGCATGGACCCTGACTGGCTCATTGGTGAGAGAGGAAACAAGAAGGGCAAGGTCCCTGTCACCTACTTGGAACTTCTCAGTTAA
- the Sh3glb2 gene encoding endophilin-B2 isoform X8: protein MDFNMKKLASDAGIFFTRAVQFTEEKFGQAEKTELDAHFENLLARADSTKNWTERILRQTEVLLQPNPSARVEEFLYEKLDRKVPSRVTNGELLAQYMAEAASELGPTTPYGKTLLMVSEAEKRLGAAERDFIHTASISFLTPLRNFLEGDWKTISKERRLLQNRRLDLDACKARLKKAKAAEAKASAEQELRVAQTEFDRQAEVTRLLLEGISSTHVNHLRCLHEFVKSQTTYYAQCYRHMLDLQKQLGSAQGAIFPGTFVGTTEPASPPLSSTSPTTAAATMPVVPTVASLAPPGEAALCLEEVAPSASGTRKARVLYDYEAADSSELALLADELITVYSLPGMDPDWLIGERGNKKGKVPVTYLELLS, encoded by the exons ATGGACTTCAACATGAAGAAGCTGGCGTCGGACGCGGGCATCTTCTTCACCCGGGCGGTGCAG TTCACGGAGGAGAAGTTTGGACAGGCCGAGAAGACCGAGCTTGATGCCCACTTTGAAAACCTTCTGGCGCGGGCAGATAGCACCAAGAACTGGACGGAGAGGATCCTGAGGCAGACGGAGGTGCTGCTGCAGCCCAACCCCA GTGCCCGAGTGGAGGAGTTCCTATATGAGAAGCTGGACAGAAAGGTCCCCTCGCGAGTCACCAACGGGGAGCTGCTGGCTCAGTACATGGCGGAGGCGGCCAGCGAGCTGGGGCCCACCACTCCCTATG GGAAGACGCTCCTCATGGTGTCTGAAGCGGAGAAGCGCCTGGGGGCTGCGGAGAGGGATTTCATTCACACGGCCTCCATCAGCTTCCTCACACCCCTGCGCAACTTCCTGGAAGGGGACTGGAAGACAATTTCG AAGGAGCGGCGGCTCCTCCAGAACCGGCGCCTGGACCTGGATGCCTGCAAGGCGCGTCTGAAGAAGGCCAAGGCGGCGGAAGCCAAGGCCTCG GCTGAACAGGAGCTCCGAGTGGCCCAGACAGAGTTTGACCGGCAGGCAGAAGTAACCCGTCTCCTGCTGGAGGGGATCAGCAGCACACAC GTGAACCACCTCCGCTGCCTGCACGAGTTCGTAAAGTCTCAGACAACCTACTATGCGCAGTGCTACCGCCACATGCTGGACTTGCAGAAGCAGCTGGGCAG CGCCCAGGGTGCCAT ATTTCCAGGTACCTTTGTGGGCACCACAGAGCCTGCCTCCCCACCCCTGAGCAGCACTTCACCCACCACCGCTGCGGCCACCATGCCTGTGGTGCCCACTGTGGCCAGCCTGGCCCCTCCGGGAGAGGCAGCActctgcctggaggaggtggccccCTCCGCCAGTGGGACCCGCAAGGCCAGGGTGCTCTATGACTATGAAGCAGCCGACAGCAGTGAACTGGCCCTGCTGGCTGACGAG CTCATCACCGTCTACAGCCTGCCTGGCATGGACCCTGACTGGCTCATTGGTGAGAGAGGAAACAAGAAGGGCAAGGTCCCTGTCACCTACTTGGAACTTCTCAGTTAA
- the Sh3glb2 gene encoding endophilin-B2 isoform X6: MDFNMKKLASDAGIFFTRAVQFTEEKFGQAEKTELDAHFENLLARADSTKNWTERILRQTEVLLQPNPSARVEEFLYEKLDRKVPSRVTNGELLAQYMAEAASELGPTTPYGKTLLMVSEAEKRLGAAERDFIHTASISFLTPLRNFLEGDWKTISKERRLLQNRRLDLDACKARLKKAKAAEAKASLWNDEVDKAEQELRVAQTEFDRQAEVTRLLLEGISSTHVNHLRCLHEFVKSQTTYYAQCYRHMLDLQKQLGSAQGAIFPGTFVGTTEPASPPLSSTSPTTAAATMPVVPTVASLAPPGEAALCLEEVAPSASGTRKARVLYDYEAADSSELALLADELITVYSLPGMDPDWLIGERGNKKGKVPVTYLELLS; the protein is encoded by the exons ATGGACTTCAACATGAAGAAGCTGGCGTCGGACGCGGGCATCTTCTTCACCCGGGCGGTGCAG TTCACGGAGGAGAAGTTTGGACAGGCCGAGAAGACCGAGCTTGATGCCCACTTTGAAAACCTTCTGGCGCGGGCAGATAGCACCAAGAACTGGACGGAGAGGATCCTGAGGCAGACGGAGGTGCTGCTGCAGCCCAACCCCA GTGCCCGAGTGGAGGAGTTCCTATATGAGAAGCTGGACAGAAAGGTCCCCTCGCGAGTCACCAACGGGGAGCTGCTGGCTCAGTACATGGCGGAGGCGGCCAGCGAGCTGGGGCCCACCACTCCCTATG GGAAGACGCTCCTCATGGTGTCTGAAGCGGAGAAGCGCCTGGGGGCTGCGGAGAGGGATTTCATTCACACGGCCTCCATCAGCTTCCTCACACCCCTGCGCAACTTCCTGGAAGGGGACTGGAAGACAATTTCG AAGGAGCGGCGGCTCCTCCAGAACCGGCGCCTGGACCTGGATGCCTGCAAGGCGCGTCTGAAGAAGGCCAAGGCGGCGGAAGCCAAGGCCTCG CTTTGGAATGATGAGGTGGACAAG GCTGAACAGGAGCTCCGAGTGGCCCAGACAGAGTTTGACCGGCAGGCAGAAGTAACCCGTCTCCTGCTGGAGGGGATCAGCAGCACACAC GTGAACCACCTCCGCTGCCTGCACGAGTTCGTAAAGTCTCAGACAACCTACTATGCGCAGTGCTACCGCCACATGCTGGACTTGCAGAAGCAGCTGGGCAG CGCCCAGGGTGCCAT ATTTCCAGGTACCTTTGTGGGCACCACAGAGCCTGCCTCCCCACCCCTGAGCAGCACTTCACCCACCACCGCTGCGGCCACCATGCCTGTGGTGCCCACTGTGGCCAGCCTGGCCCCTCCGGGAGAGGCAGCActctgcctggaggaggtggccccCTCCGCCAGTGGGACCCGCAAGGCCAGGGTGCTCTATGACTATGAAGCAGCCGACAGCAGTGAACTGGCCCTGCTGGCTGACGAG CTCATCACCGTCTACAGCCTGCCTGGCATGGACCCTGACTGGCTCATTGGTGAGAGAGGAAACAAGAAGGGCAAGGTCCCTGTCACCTACTTGGAACTTCTCAGTTAA
- the Sh3glb2 gene encoding endophilin-B2 isoform X4: MDFNMKKLASDAGIFFTRAVQFTEEKFGQAEKTELDAHFENLLARADSTKNWTERILRQTEVLLQPNPSARVEEFLYEKLDRKVPSRVTNGELLAQYMAEAASELGPTTPYGKTLLMVSEAEKRLGAAERDFIHTASISFLTPLRNFLEGDWKTISKERRLLQNRRLDLDACKARLKKAKAAEAKASTVPDFQETRPRNYILSASASALWNDEVDKAEQELRVAQTEFDRQAEVTRLLLEGISSTHVNHLRCLHEFVKSQTTYYAQCYRHMLDLQKQLGRFPGTFVGTTEPASPPLSSTSPTTAAATMPVVPTVASLAPPGEAALCLEEVAPSASGTRKARVLYDYEAADSSELALLADELITVYSLPGMDPDWLIGERGNKKGKVPVTYLELLS, translated from the exons ATGGACTTCAACATGAAGAAGCTGGCGTCGGACGCGGGCATCTTCTTCACCCGGGCGGTGCAG TTCACGGAGGAGAAGTTTGGACAGGCCGAGAAGACCGAGCTTGATGCCCACTTTGAAAACCTTCTGGCGCGGGCAGATAGCACCAAGAACTGGACGGAGAGGATCCTGAGGCAGACGGAGGTGCTGCTGCAGCCCAACCCCA GTGCCCGAGTGGAGGAGTTCCTATATGAGAAGCTGGACAGAAAGGTCCCCTCGCGAGTCACCAACGGGGAGCTGCTGGCTCAGTACATGGCGGAGGCGGCCAGCGAGCTGGGGCCCACCACTCCCTATG GGAAGACGCTCCTCATGGTGTCTGAAGCGGAGAAGCGCCTGGGGGCTGCGGAGAGGGATTTCATTCACACGGCCTCCATCAGCTTCCTCACACCCCTGCGCAACTTCCTGGAAGGGGACTGGAAGACAATTTCG AAGGAGCGGCGGCTCCTCCAGAACCGGCGCCTGGACCTGGATGCCTGCAAGGCGCGTCTGAAGAAGGCCAAGGCGGCGGAAGCCAAGGCCTCG ACGGTGCCTGACTTTCAGGAGACTAGACCTCGTAATTACATTCTCTCGGCCAGCGCCTCTGCG CTTTGGAATGATGAGGTGGACAAG GCTGAACAGGAGCTCCGAGTGGCCCAGACAGAGTTTGACCGGCAGGCAGAAGTAACCCGTCTCCTGCTGGAGGGGATCAGCAGCACACAC GTGAACCACCTCCGCTGCCTGCACGAGTTCGTAAAGTCTCAGACAACCTACTATGCGCAGTGCTACCGCCACATGCTGGACTTGCAGAAGCAGCTGGGCAG ATTTCCAGGTACCTTTGTGGGCACCACAGAGCCTGCCTCCCCACCCCTGAGCAGCACTTCACCCACCACCGCTGCGGCCACCATGCCTGTGGTGCCCACTGTGGCCAGCCTGGCCCCTCCGGGAGAGGCAGCActctgcctggaggaggtggccccCTCCGCCAGTGGGACCCGCAAGGCCAGGGTGCTCTATGACTATGAAGCAGCCGACAGCAGTGAACTGGCCCTGCTGGCTGACGAG CTCATCACCGTCTACAGCCTGCCTGGCATGGACCCTGACTGGCTCATTGGTGAGAGAGGAAACAAGAAGGGCAAGGTCCCTGTCACCTACTTGGAACTTCTCAGTTAA
- the Sh3glb2 gene encoding endophilin-B2 isoform X7 has product MDFNMKKLASDAGIFFTRAVQFTEEKFGQAEKTELDAHFENLLARADSTKNWTERILRQTEVLLQPNPSARVEEFLYEKLDRKVPSRVTNGELLAQYMAEAASELGPTTPYGKTLLMVSEAEKRLGAAERDFIHTASISFLTPLRNFLEGDWKTISKERRLLQNRRLDLDACKARLKKAKAAEAKASLWNDEVDKAEQELRVAQTEFDRQAEVTRLLLEGISSTHVNHLRCLHEFVKSQTTYYAQCYRHMLDLQKQLGRFPGTFVGTTEPASPPLSSTSPTTAAATMPVVPTVASLAPPGEAALCLEEVAPSASGTRKARVLYDYEAADSSELALLADELITVYSLPGMDPDWLIGERGNKKGKVPVTYLELLS; this is encoded by the exons ATGGACTTCAACATGAAGAAGCTGGCGTCGGACGCGGGCATCTTCTTCACCCGGGCGGTGCAG TTCACGGAGGAGAAGTTTGGACAGGCCGAGAAGACCGAGCTTGATGCCCACTTTGAAAACCTTCTGGCGCGGGCAGATAGCACCAAGAACTGGACGGAGAGGATCCTGAGGCAGACGGAGGTGCTGCTGCAGCCCAACCCCA GTGCCCGAGTGGAGGAGTTCCTATATGAGAAGCTGGACAGAAAGGTCCCCTCGCGAGTCACCAACGGGGAGCTGCTGGCTCAGTACATGGCGGAGGCGGCCAGCGAGCTGGGGCCCACCACTCCCTATG GGAAGACGCTCCTCATGGTGTCTGAAGCGGAGAAGCGCCTGGGGGCTGCGGAGAGGGATTTCATTCACACGGCCTCCATCAGCTTCCTCACACCCCTGCGCAACTTCCTGGAAGGGGACTGGAAGACAATTTCG AAGGAGCGGCGGCTCCTCCAGAACCGGCGCCTGGACCTGGATGCCTGCAAGGCGCGTCTGAAGAAGGCCAAGGCGGCGGAAGCCAAGGCCTCG CTTTGGAATGATGAGGTGGACAAG GCTGAACAGGAGCTCCGAGTGGCCCAGACAGAGTTTGACCGGCAGGCAGAAGTAACCCGTCTCCTGCTGGAGGGGATCAGCAGCACACAC GTGAACCACCTCCGCTGCCTGCACGAGTTCGTAAAGTCTCAGACAACCTACTATGCGCAGTGCTACCGCCACATGCTGGACTTGCAGAAGCAGCTGGGCAG ATTTCCAGGTACCTTTGTGGGCACCACAGAGCCTGCCTCCCCACCCCTGAGCAGCACTTCACCCACCACCGCTGCGGCCACCATGCCTGTGGTGCCCACTGTGGCCAGCCTGGCCCCTCCGGGAGAGGCAGCActctgcctggaggaggtggccccCTCCGCCAGTGGGACCCGCAAGGCCAGGGTGCTCTATGACTATGAAGCAGCCGACAGCAGTGAACTGGCCCTGCTGGCTGACGAG CTCATCACCGTCTACAGCCTGCCTGGCATGGACCCTGACTGGCTCATTGGTGAGAGAGGAAACAAGAAGGGCAAGGTCCCTGTCACCTACTTGGAACTTCTCAGTTAA
- the Sh3glb2 gene encoding endophilin-B2 isoform X5 has product MDFNMKKLASDAGIFFTRAVQFTEEKFGQAEKTELDAHFENLLARADSTKNWTERILRQTEVLLQPNPSARVEEFLYEKLDRKVPSRVTNGELLAQYMAEAASELGPTTPYGKTLLMVSEAEKRLGAAERDFIHTASISFLTPLRNFLEGDWKTISKERRLLQNRRLDLDACKARLKKAKAAEAKASTVPDFQETRPRNYILSASASAAEQELRVAQTEFDRQAEVTRLLLEGISSTHVNHLRCLHEFVKSQTTYYAQCYRHMLDLQKQLGSAQGAIFPGTFVGTTEPASPPLSSTSPTTAAATMPVVPTVASLAPPGEAALCLEEVAPSASGTRKARVLYDYEAADSSELALLADELITVYSLPGMDPDWLIGERGNKKGKVPVTYLELLS; this is encoded by the exons ATGGACTTCAACATGAAGAAGCTGGCGTCGGACGCGGGCATCTTCTTCACCCGGGCGGTGCAG TTCACGGAGGAGAAGTTTGGACAGGCCGAGAAGACCGAGCTTGATGCCCACTTTGAAAACCTTCTGGCGCGGGCAGATAGCACCAAGAACTGGACGGAGAGGATCCTGAGGCAGACGGAGGTGCTGCTGCAGCCCAACCCCA GTGCCCGAGTGGAGGAGTTCCTATATGAGAAGCTGGACAGAAAGGTCCCCTCGCGAGTCACCAACGGGGAGCTGCTGGCTCAGTACATGGCGGAGGCGGCCAGCGAGCTGGGGCCCACCACTCCCTATG GGAAGACGCTCCTCATGGTGTCTGAAGCGGAGAAGCGCCTGGGGGCTGCGGAGAGGGATTTCATTCACACGGCCTCCATCAGCTTCCTCACACCCCTGCGCAACTTCCTGGAAGGGGACTGGAAGACAATTTCG AAGGAGCGGCGGCTCCTCCAGAACCGGCGCCTGGACCTGGATGCCTGCAAGGCGCGTCTGAAGAAGGCCAAGGCGGCGGAAGCCAAGGCCTCG ACGGTGCCTGACTTTCAGGAGACTAGACCTCGTAATTACATTCTCTCGGCCAGCGCCTCTGCG GCTGAACAGGAGCTCCGAGTGGCCCAGACAGAGTTTGACCGGCAGGCAGAAGTAACCCGTCTCCTGCTGGAGGGGATCAGCAGCACACAC GTGAACCACCTCCGCTGCCTGCACGAGTTCGTAAAGTCTCAGACAACCTACTATGCGCAGTGCTACCGCCACATGCTGGACTTGCAGAAGCAGCTGGGCAG CGCCCAGGGTGCCAT ATTTCCAGGTACCTTTGTGGGCACCACAGAGCCTGCCTCCCCACCCCTGAGCAGCACTTCACCCACCACCGCTGCGGCCACCATGCCTGTGGTGCCCACTGTGGCCAGCCTGGCCCCTCCGGGAGAGGCAGCActctgcctggaggaggtggccccCTCCGCCAGTGGGACCCGCAAGGCCAGGGTGCTCTATGACTATGAAGCAGCCGACAGCAGTGAACTGGCCCTGCTGGCTGACGAG CTCATCACCGTCTACAGCCTGCCTGGCATGGACCCTGACTGGCTCATTGGTGAGAGAGGAAACAAGAAGGGCAAGGTCCCTGTCACCTACTTGGAACTTCTCAGTTAA